The bacterium nucleotide sequence AGAGCTTCTCTTAACTTTTCAGGCGCTGAGCCATCCCCACCCTGAGCCATGTCGGGGCGGCTACCGCCTGAAAGACCGTCCTGGCGAAGGACAAGGATAACAAAACACAGCGTCAGACCGTGCACGCCGCCGGCTCGATCTTCTGGCTCCGGCATACAGGACGTGGATTAGGCAGAGAACTCGTCAAGACAGTAAATGGCTGGTCCGTGGAGCAGATTCAGCTGATTTGGCTCGATCTACCGTGTTTGAGAACAACGAACCATCCAAGAACCTCTACGCAAAGCTTGGCTTTACTCAAGTCGGCTACCGGGAAGATGCCTTTCAACTTGAGTCCGGCGTGACGGTAAATGAAATCCACATGTCCCTTCGACTTCGAAGAAACAAAGCCACTAGGCAGCTCTAGCCGCAATGGTGCTTCTGCCGAGATCCACTTTGATTTGGGAGAATAGTTTCTCGTCCAAAAATGTTTGAAAATCGCGCTTGAAATCACCTAAGGTGTAAATCCGGTAAAGCCAATATGGAACCTTCCGCTCCATCGCCCAATCGTCCCACATTTCAAAGAGCCTTGTTCCTCCCAAATGCACGTTTTCTATAATCATGAGCGAAAGTTTTGGATCGCCGTTAATGAGCAAGTGGCTGAACTCAACCAGCTTCGCAAGATATTCAGAACTCAGAGTCGGATGAGGAATATGGTAATACGATGCGAATAAATCAGGATATTTCCTGATGATCTCCGTGACAAAGGGGAGACCATAGTTTTGCGGACTGATGGTTGAAGGGCGGGAGAATTCGGTAAACTTATCTAGGTTATTGTCGTAAAGGGCAGTGCCCGTCAACGCTGTGAGCTTGGAGAAAAATATTTTCTCCGTGCCAAGCCCCCTGTAATGCAAGGCCCGCCATAGTGTTTGGTCGATATCATCCTTAGTCTCTTCCGGAAATCCCAATATGAATGCTGTCGTCGAGCAGATGCCCAACTCATTCGCTCTCTTAAGGATCGGTTCAAAATTTTCAAGCTGAAGTCCTTTCTTGATAATTTTCTGCATTCTGGGAGATCCCGTTTCGATTCCATAGAATAGGCCGCTCAATCCCACACGATGCATTCTTTCTAATCTCTCAATGGTAAGGCAGTCGGTGCGGGAACTCGCAGCCCATCTCAGCTTACGAGTATTTTCTTTTTCCATGAATTGGCAAAATTCATCGACGAACTTTTTGGATGTCGTGAAGTTATCATGAATGAATCCAAACTCCTTGAAGCCATATTCTTTATTGAGGAACTCCATTTCATCCAAAATTCGGCGCGGGGACTTGACGCGAAAATCCTTCTCCCACATGAGCGCAGTGGAGCAGAAGGTACAGGAATAAGGGCAACCTCTGCCAACTTCAACATGAGCCACA carries:
- a CDS encoding radical SAM protein encodes the protein MPEKIILINPPTTDPGESTIYFPMALLTLGGVLKKLNVTTELWDFDLYFKNVRNTTETQFRKLLLAGVDGSRARVFGISSICSNLPMALWIAREIKRHKRQSIILLGGPQPSSVPLQLLERFDFIDLIAVGEGEKTLEDLVQAGFDKHKIPEIPGVGYRHDGVAKLTAHRALVPNMDELPYPDYSLIRFSDYSAHHLSTYVAHVEVGRGCPYSCTFCSTALMWEKDFRVKSPRRILDEMEFLNKEYGFKEFGFIHDNFTTSKKFVDEFCQFMEKENTRKLRWAASSRTDCLTIERLERMHRVGLSGLFYGIETGSPRMQKIIKKGLQLENFEPILKRANELGICSTTAFILGFPEETKDDIDQTLWRALHYRGLGTEKIFFSKLTALTGTALYDNNLDKFTEFSRPSTISPQNYGLPFVTEIIRKYPDLFASYYHIPHPTLSSEYLAKLVEFSHLLINGDPKLSLMIIENVHLGGTRLFEMWDDWAMERKVPYWLYRIYTLGDFKRDFQTFLDEKLFSQIKVDLGRSTIAARAA